CTGACCCGGCGCCACGCGATCGGCCTGCGCCTCGCCGGCGGCACGGTCATCGGCGACGCGCCCCGGTTCGATCGCCTCCACATCGGCGACGTCGATCGGATGCTGTCGCCGCGGGTGCTGGGCATGACGACCGCGCTGACCGCGCCGCTCGATCTGCTGGGCACCGACAACGCCGACGCGGTCTACGGCGAGCTCGGCGGCTCGGTCGTGGCCGAGTACGCGTACCGGTGGTGGCGCCGGCCCAACCGGATCTACGGCGGCGACGTGTTCGTCGCGGTCGGGCTGTGGGGCCTGGCCACGACCGACGAGCTGCGGGTGCGCGATCGCGGCTGGTGGTCGGCGTTGCCGGTCGACGCCGTGGTCGACGTCGGCCTGCGCATCGACACCGAGATCGGCGTGTTCGAGTTCTCGATCGCCAACGGCCTCGGGCGCGTGCCGCGATGGTGACCGCGGCGCGGGCCGGGCGCGGCGCCGCGCTGGTGGCGGCCGCGCTCGCGGCGGCGCTGGCGACGGCGGCGGTCGCCGACGACGGCCCGGTCGTGCGCACGATGCGGTTCGGCGAGCGCGGCACGACGCTGTCGGTCACGACCGACATCACCAGCCTGTTCGACAAGCGCGCGTACGATCGGCTCGACGACGGGCTCCTGTCGACGGTGGTCATCCGGCTGTGGGTGTTCCCGAAGGGCAGCAAGCGGCCGATCTCGTTCCAGCTCCTGCACCGCGAGGTCGTCTACGACCTGTGGGGCGAGATCTACGAGATCGCGCTGAGCGGCCCCGGCGGCCGGCGCCTGTACCGGGTCAAGTACAAGGCCGAGGCGCTCAAGCTCGTGACCAACCTCGACCAGGTGGCGATCGCCGACGTCGCCAGCATCCCGTTCGAGCGCCAGTACGAGCTGGCGGTCGTGGCCGAGCTCAACCCGGTCAGCGCCGAGACCATGGCCGAGGTCCGGCGCTGGCTGTCGGACGGCGCCGGCGGCGGCCTCGATCGCGGCGGCTCGTTCTTCGGCTCGTTCGTGTCGGTGTTCGTCAACCTCAAGGTGCCCGACGCCGATCGGGTCCTGCGCCTGCAGTCGCAGCCGTTCTTCCGGCGCAGGCCGACGCCGTGAGCGCCAAGCCGCGGTTCGGGCGCGGGCTGAGCCTGCAGATCAAGCTGGTCGCGCTGTTGCTCGTGGTCGTCTTGATCCCGGCGGCGGCGTCGGCCTACCTGATCACGCGCGTGTCGCGCCTGGCCGCCAACTTCGCCGCGGTCGAGGCCGCGTCGCGCAACCGCTCGCTCGAGCGGGCGCTGCGCACCTACCGCGAGCTGATCGAGACCAAGAAGCTGCACCTCAACGAGATCGCGCGGCGGCTGGTCGACGACGACGGCATCGCGGCGCTCGATCCCGGCGCCCTCGAGCGGACGCTCGCGGCCGAGCCCGACGTCGCGCTCCTGGCGTACATCGATCGCGCCGGCCACGAGGTCACGCGGGCCCAGCGCGCGCCCCCGGCCGGCAGCGAGATCAAGACGATCAAGTTCCCGCTCGCCGCCGGCGGCTCGCTCGAGGTCGGCGTGCTGGTGCCGGCCGGGCTGCAGCAGGAGCTGCGGCAGCTGGCCGACTCGCTGGCGGCGGCCCGGACCGTGGCCAAGAACCGCAGCGCGCTGTCCGACGGGTACGTGCTCGCGTTCCTGGCGATCGTCGGCATCTCGGCGCTGGCCGCGATCGGGGTGGGCCTGTTCGCGGCCCGGCGCGTGACCGGGCGGATCGCGGCGCTGGTCGAGGTCGCGCGCGCGGTCTCGCGCGGCCAGCCCGAGGCCCGCGTGCGCCTGCACGGCGCCGACGAGATGTCCGAGCTGGGCACCGCGTTCGACACGATGCTCGACGACCTCAGCCGCCAGCGGACCGAGATCGAGTACCTGCAGCGCATCGGCGCCTGGCAGGACGTCGCGCGCCGGCTGGCCCACGAGATCAAGAACCCGCTCACGCCGATCCAGCTCGCGGTCCAGCAGTGCGTCGCGGCCTACCAGGGCGACGACCCGCGGATGAAGCGCCTGCTCGCCGACACCGGCGAGATCGTCGAGGAGGAGATCGCCAGCCTACGCCGGCTGGTCGACACCTTCCGCACGCTCGGCCAGCTGCCCCGGGTCGAGGCCGCGCCGATGCCGCTGGTCGAGCTGGTCGAGGAGCTCCGCCTCGATCCGACCGTGGCGACCCGGCTCGAGATCGTCGCGCCCGAGGCGCCGGTCCTGGTGCGCGCCGACAAGCTGCTGCTCAAGCGCGTGCTCGCCAACCTGGTCGAGAACGGCATGCACGCCGGCCAGGAGGCCGGCCGCGCCGGCGCGGTGACCGTGGCCTGGCGCGCGCTGCGCGACCACGTCGAGGTCACGATCGACGACGAGGGCAAGGGCGTCAGCGCCGAGGCCCGCGCCAAGATCTTCGAGCCCTACGTGACGACCAAGGCCACCGGCACCGGCCTGGGCCTGGCGATCGCCAAGAAGATCGCGCTCGAGCACGGCGGCACCCTCGACGTGGCCGCTGACCGCGCCCCGACCGGCGGCGCCCGGTTCGTGCTGACGATCCCGCTGGCGACCTGAGCCGGCGCGCCGCCTCACGCGGCGCGGCGCGCGGCCCGACCACGGGCCGCCGGGGCGAACCGCTGCGCCCACGCTCAGGTCGAGGTCGATCGCGCGGTCGCGGCCCAGGCCGCGTGCCCCCGCGGCTCAGCCGATCACGCGGTTGCGCCCACGATCCGGTCGAGCTCGATCGCGCGGTCGCGGCCCAGGCCGCGTGCCCCCGCGGCTCAGCCGATCACGCGGTTGCGCCCACGATCCGGTCGAGCTCGATCGCGCGGTCGCGGCCCAGGCCGCGTGCCCCCGCGGCTCAGCCGATCACGCGGTTGCGCCCCTCGCGCTTGGCCCGGTACAGGTTCTCGTCGGACATCTTGATGAAGCCGGGCGGATCGATGTCCTCGCCCTCGACGGTGGCGACCCCGACCGAGATCGTGACCGGGAACCGATCGCCCTCGTACTCGAACGGCTCGTCGGCGATCAGCCGGCGGATCTGCTCGCCGAAGATCATCGCGCCGGCGTGGTCGGTCTCGGGCAGGACCGCGGCGAACTCCTCGCCGCCGTAGCGGGCCAGCAGCTCCTCGCGCCGGACCCGCGCGAGCAGCCGCTTCGACAGCTCCTTGAGCACCGCGTCGCCGGTCAGGTGGCCGTGGGTGTCGTTGATGTTCTTGAAGTGGTCGATGTCGAACATCAAGAGCGACAGCGGCCGCCGGTGGCGCGCGCACCGCGCGATCTCGCGCTCGAGGAACTCGAGGAACGCCCGCTTGTTGTGGCACCCGGTGAGACCATCGATGATGGTCATCCGGTAGATCTCCTCGTAGTACGACGACTCGACGCCGGCGCCCGACAGGAACTTGAAGATCGCGGCGCCGATCTTCAGGAAGTCGTTGTCCTTGAGGATCGACCGCTGCACCGGCACGTCGTTGACGTAGCTGCCGTTGGTCGACTGCAGATCCTCGACCATCCACTGGTCGGCCTGGCGGAACACCCGCGCGTGGCGGCGCGACACCGAGTCGCGATCGACCTGGATGTCACAGTCGCTGCCGCGGCCGAGCACGATCTCCGAGCGCGACAGCGGGAACTTCTTGCCCATGTCCGCGCCCGGTGGATACACGAGCACGAGACACGCCTCGCCAGCCTCTGCTTTGGGCTTGACGACCTGGACCTTGGTGATGCGGGTCTTCCACTCGCTCATCGGAAGCGCGCGATTCTCCAGGGGATCAAAGCAACGCCGATCGCCCGTGTCAATGTGCGCAAGCAAACTACCGCGCGCGGACCGAACGGCTAGCATGCCCCCGTGCTCGGCGCCCCCTTCTTCCTCCCCGGCGATCGACGCGGCGTCCTTTGTATCCATGGGTTTACCGGGACGCCGTACGAGATGCGATACCTGGGCGACAGCCTGGCCGCCCGGGGCATGACGGTCCGCGGCCTGGCCCTGCCCGGCCACGCGACCCGGATCGACGATCTATACGGTGCGACCTGGCGGGGATGGAGCGACGCCGTGGTCGCGGCCTACGACGACCTCGCCGGGCGCTGCGACCGGGTCGCGGTGGTCGGGCAGTCGCTCGGCGGGCTGCTGGCGCTACACCTGGCGACGCGCCGGCGCCCGGCGGCGGTCGCGTCGCTGGCGGCGCCGCTGTGGCTCGAGGGTCTGGGCGGAGTGGTCGCGCGCGCGCTCACCCGCGGGCCGCTGGCTGGGCGCGTCCGGACCCTCCCCAAGCTCGGCGGCTCCGACGTGCGCGACCCCAAGGTCCGGGCCGAGAACCCGTGCTACCGCGGCTTCCCGGTGTCGGCGCTGGGCGAGCTGCTCACGTTCATGGAGGTCGTCGACGCCGCGCTGCCCGAGGTGCGGGCGCCGCTGCTGATCCTGCACGCGACCCACGACCACACCGCGCCGGTGGCGTCGGCCCACCGGATCGCGGCGCGGGTCGGCACGGTGCCGCGGCTGCGGATCCTCCCCGACAGCTTCCACCTGATCAGCGTCGACGTCGAGCGCACGATCGTCGCGGCCGAGGTCGGGACCTGGTGCGCGCGCTACCTGCGCGGCTCGTGATACACGACGTCATGCGGCACGTCATCGCGATCGACCAGGGCACCACCGGCAGCACCGTGCTCGTCCTCGACGAGACCCTGCGCGTGGTCGGGCGCGGCTACCGCGAGTTCGCGCAGCACTACCCGCAGCCCGGCTGGGTCGAGCACGAGCCCGACGAGATCTGGGCGTCGGTGGTCGACGCGCTCGGCCAGGCCCTGGCCGCAGCCGCGATCGCGCCGGCGGCGATCGCCGCGATCGGCATCACCAACCAGCGCGAGACCACGATCGTCTGGGACCGGGCCAGCGGCCGGGCGGTCCACCGCGCGATCGTCTGGCAGGATCGGCGCACCGCCGACACCTGCGCCGCGCTCAAGGCCGCGGGCCACGAGGCCGTGGTCCGCGCGCGCACCGGGCTCACGCTCGATCCGTACTTCTCGGGCACCAAGGTCGGCTGGATCCTCCGCAACGATCCGGCGGTCGCCGCGGCGGCCAAGCGCGGCGAGCTGGCGTTCGGCACCGTCGACAGCTACCTGCTGTGGCGCCTGACCGGCGGCGCGGTCCACGCCACCGACGTCACCAACGCGTCGCGCACGCTGCTGTTCGATCTGCACACCCGGGCCTGGTCCGAGGAGCAGTGCGCGCTGCTCGGCGTCGAGCCCAGCCTGCTGCCGACGGTCGTGCCGTCGGCCGGCGTGTGCGGCACCACCCGCGGCGTGCCGGGCCTGCCCGACGGCGTCGCGATCGCCGGCCTCGCCG
This is a stretch of genomic DNA from Myxococcales bacterium. It encodes these proteins:
- a CDS encoding HAMP domain-containing protein, which produces MSAKPRFGRGLSLQIKLVALLLVVVLIPAAASAYLITRVSRLAANFAAVEAASRNRSLERALRTYRELIETKKLHLNEIARRLVDDDGIAALDPGALERTLAAEPDVALLAYIDRAGHEVTRAQRAPPAGSEIKTIKFPLAAGGSLEVGVLVPAGLQQELRQLADSLAAARTVAKNRSALSDGYVLAFLAIVGISALAAIGVGLFAARRVTGRIAALVEVARAVSRGQPEARVRLHGADEMSELGTAFDTMLDDLSRQRTEIEYLQRIGAWQDVARRLAHEIKNPLTPIQLAVQQCVAAYQGDDPRMKRLLADTGEIVEEEIASLRRLVDTFRTLGQLPRVEAAPMPLVELVEELRLDPTVATRLEIVAPEAPVLVRADKLLLKRVLANLVENGMHAGQEAGRAGAVTVAWRALRDHVEVTIDDEGKGVSAEARAKIFEPYVTTKATGTGLGLAIAKKIALEHGGTLDVAADRAPTGGARFVLTIPLAT
- a CDS encoding diguanylate cyclase, which codes for MSEWKTRITKVQVVKPKAEAGEACLVLVYPPGADMGKKFPLSRSEIVLGRGSDCDIQVDRDSVSRRHARVFRQADQWMVEDLQSTNGSYVNDVPVQRSILKDNDFLKIGAAIFKFLSGAGVESSYYEEIYRMTIIDGLTGCHNKRAFLEFLEREIARCARHRRPLSLLMFDIDHFKNINDTHGHLTGDAVLKELSKRLLARVRREELLARYGGEEFAAVLPETDHAGAMIFGEQIRRLIADEPFEYEGDRFPVTISVGVATVEGEDIDPPGFIKMSDENLYRAKREGRNRVIG
- a CDS encoding alpha/beta fold hydrolase — translated: MLGAPFFLPGDRRGVLCIHGFTGTPYEMRYLGDSLAARGMTVRGLALPGHATRIDDLYGATWRGWSDAVVAAYDDLAGRCDRVAVVGQSLGGLLALHLATRRRPAAVASLAAPLWLEGLGGVVARALTRGPLAGRVRTLPKLGGSDVRDPKVRAENPCYRGFPVSALGELLTFMEVVDAALPEVRAPLLILHATHDHTAPVASAHRIAARVGTVPRLRILPDSFHLISVDVERTIVAAEVGTWCARYLRGS